One region of Haloprofundus salilacus genomic DNA includes:
- the trxA gene encoding thioredoxin, which yields MSTPKNAEQPVYVEDESHLESLVAENDVVVVDYYADWCGPCKMLEPTLEELAAETDAVVAKLDIDEHQQLAQSAGVRSVPTLEFYANGEAAERVVGVQEKSALESLISQLSS from the coding sequence ATGAGCACTCCAAAGAATGCGGAACAACCAGTGTACGTCGAAGACGAATCCCACCTCGAATCGCTCGTCGCGGAGAACGACGTCGTCGTCGTCGACTACTACGCCGACTGGTGCGGTCCGTGTAAGATGCTCGAACCGACGCTCGAAGAACTGGCCGCCGAGACGGACGCCGTCGTCGCGAAACTCGATATCGACGAGCACCAGCAACTCGCCCAGTCCGCGGGCGTGCGGAGCGTTCCGACGCTGGAGTTCTACGCGAACGGCGAGGCCGCCGAGCGAGTCGTCGGCGTCCAGGAGAAGTCGGCGCTCGAATCGCTGATTTCGCAGCTTTCGTCCTAA
- a CDS encoding 2,5-diamino-6-(ribosylamino)-4(3H)-pyrimidinone 5'-phosphate reductase codes for MHVVVNAATSVDGKLSSRRREQVVISGEDDFDRVDRLRTDSDAVMVGVGTVLADDPHLTLDAERRRTARRKEGRAENPARVVADSRARTPLDARILDDEADTYLLVSESAPADRLDALRARSANVIVAGDERVDVSAAFEALEREGVARLMVEGGGELIFSLFEEALVDELSVYVGSKIIGGRDAPTLADGEGFVDEFPALALEEMERVDDGVLLRYSVP; via the coding sequence ATGCACGTTGTGGTCAACGCGGCGACGAGTGTCGACGGCAAACTCTCCTCGCGACGACGCGAACAGGTCGTCATCAGCGGCGAGGACGATTTCGACCGCGTCGACCGACTCCGCACGGACAGCGACGCTGTGATGGTCGGCGTTGGAACAGTGCTCGCCGACGACCCGCACCTCACGCTCGACGCCGAACGCAGACGGACCGCGCGGCGTAAGGAGGGGCGCGCCGAGAATCCGGCCCGCGTCGTCGCCGACTCCCGCGCGCGCACGCCGCTCGACGCTCGAATCCTCGACGACGAGGCCGACACCTACCTGCTCGTCTCCGAGTCCGCACCCGCGGACCGCCTGGACGCCCTGCGCGCTCGCAGCGCGAACGTCATCGTCGCCGGAGACGAACGAGTCGACGTTTCGGCAGCGTTCGAGGCGCTCGAACGGGAGGGTGTGGCCCGACTAATGGTCGAAGGTGGCGGCGAACTCATCTTCTCACTGTTCGAGGAAGCACTCGTCGACGAACTCTCCGTCTACGTCGGGTCGAAGATAATTGGCGGCCGCGACGCCCCGACGCTCGCCGACGGCGAAGGGTTCGTCGATGAGTTTCCTGCGCTCGCGCTCGAGGAGATGGAACGAGTCGACGACGGCGTGCTGCTGCGATACTCCGTACCGTGA
- a CDS encoding glycosyltransferase family 4 protein produces the protein MLGWGFPPNVAGGLDTHVGALFDGLEETDIEAELMLPAEYAPEGRENIVGVPTGDGDIVTRIGRISKRFAERAPEFDVVHTHDWFGYGPASRAKQQADVTWVTTFHSLSSDRNIDPPQRELETERRVTDRSDHLLSVSHLLARNLKEEYGGESTVIHNGFSTPETTGRDYKEELGIDGPMLLYVGRHTDQKGIAHLLYAIKKLRDSEVTLVIGGKGHLTDQLKRFAELLGVEDQVIFAGYVPEEALGDYYASADVFVSPSLAEPFGITITEALEVGTHVVATECGVAEILPDDCLVEVEPDSDSIAEGIEEALSRDEPPQYERRGWDEVVEETSDYYRKIA, from the coding sequence ATGCTGGGTTGGGGCTTCCCACCGAACGTCGCGGGCGGTCTGGACACGCACGTCGGCGCGCTGTTCGACGGTCTCGAAGAGACGGATATCGAAGCCGAACTGATGCTCCCGGCGGAGTACGCGCCCGAAGGCCGCGAGAACATCGTCGGCGTGCCGACCGGCGACGGCGACATCGTCACGCGAATCGGTCGTATCAGCAAACGGTTCGCCGAACGCGCGCCCGAGTTCGACGTCGTCCACACGCACGACTGGTTCGGTTACGGCCCGGCGTCGCGCGCGAAACAACAGGCCGACGTGACGTGGGTCACGACGTTCCATTCGCTCTCGTCGGACCGCAACATCGACCCGCCGCAGCGCGAACTCGAGACCGAACGCCGCGTCACCGACCGTTCCGACCACCTGTTGTCGGTGAGCCACCTCCTCGCACGCAACCTGAAAGAGGAGTACGGCGGCGAGTCGACGGTCATCCACAACGGCTTCTCGACGCCGGAGACGACCGGGCGCGACTACAAGGAAGAGTTGGGAATCGACGGCCCGATGCTGTTGTACGTCGGTCGACACACCGACCAGAAGGGCATCGCACACCTGCTGTACGCCATCAAGAAGCTCCGCGACTCCGAAGTGACGCTCGTCATCGGCGGGAAGGGCCACCTGACCGACCAACTGAAGCGGTTCGCCGAACTGCTCGGCGTCGAAGATCAGGTGATATTCGCCGGCTACGTGCCCGAGGAGGCGCTCGGCGACTACTACGCCTCCGCAGACGTGTTCGTCTCGCCGTCGCTCGCCGAACCGTTCGGCATCACCATCACCGAGGCGCTGGAGGTGGGGACGCACGTCGTCGCCACCGAGTGCGGCGTCGCCGAAATCCTCCCCGACGACTGCCTCGTCGAGGTCGAACCGGACTCGGACTCCATCGCCGAGGGCATCGAGGAGGCGCTCTCGCGCGACGAACCCCCGCAATACGAGCGTCGCGGCTGGGACGAGGTCGTCGAGGAGACGTCCGACTACTACCGAAAGATAGCGTAG
- a CDS encoding DUF7510 family protein, which yields MDKFTFETKIDEDGDTTIDVVGNRAIAVVVRSASGERIYLPPEGFDRQRQDDSPYQSRDSPYQSSGDSPYQSSADSDSPYQSSADSPYQRSSAPKKKGVSLTTDGLRIRHPEPVTHVELYRGD from the coding sequence ATGGACAAATTCACCTTCGAGACGAAGATCGACGAAGACGGCGACACGACGATAGACGTGGTCGGTAACAGAGCCATCGCCGTTGTCGTCCGGTCGGCCTCCGGCGAGCGCATCTACCTGCCGCCCGAGGGGTTCGACCGACAGCGGCAAGACGACAGCCCGTATCAGTCGCGCGATAGCCCGTACCAGAGCTCCGGCGACAGTCCGTATCAGAGCAGCGCCGACAGCGATAGCCCCTATCAGAGCAGCGCCGACAGTCCGTACCAGCGGAGCAGCGCGCCGAAGAAGAAGGGCGTCTCGTTAACCACCGACGGGCTGCGGATTAGGCATCCCGAACCCGTCACGCACGTCGAACTCTATCGCGGCGACTGA
- a CDS encoding Single-stranded DNA binding protein — MQVDDHAEELASALGVDKEEVTRDLENLLQYSVPIEEAKQSVRRKYGGSGGGGATPTSKNVADVTPEDGSVTVTAKVLTVGTRSIRYQGENQTIREGELADESGKISYTAWTDFGFEAGDSITIGNANVREWDGKPELNLGESSSVAVASETVETDYDVGGDATLLALEPGDRGRNVEVRVLEVENRTIDGRDGETEILSGVLADQTARLPFTDWNPREEVVEGASLRIEDVYIREFRGVPSVNLSEFTTVTELADSVEVRDAAPRLPIDEAVDAGGMFDVELVGNVIAVRDGSGLIERCPECGRVVQNGQCRSHGNVDGEDDLRVKAILDDGTDTVTVVLDAEATSEVYGGSIEDAKQAARDAMDKEVVADDIREKLVGLEHRVRGNLSVDEYGANLDASEFEATDDDPAERARTLLADLSTANSSADDEEVAR, encoded by the coding sequence ATGCAAGTAGACGACCATGCCGAGGAGCTCGCCTCCGCTCTCGGCGTCGACAAAGAGGAGGTCACACGCGACTTGGAGAACCTGCTACAGTACAGCGTCCCCATCGAGGAAGCCAAACAGAGCGTTCGCCGGAAGTACGGCGGAAGCGGCGGGGGCGGCGCGACGCCGACCTCCAAGAACGTCGCCGATGTCACCCCCGAGGACGGGAGCGTCACCGTCACCGCGAAGGTGCTCACCGTTGGAACCCGCTCGATCCGCTATCAGGGCGAGAACCAGACGATTCGCGAGGGCGAACTCGCCGACGAGTCCGGCAAAATCTCGTACACGGCGTGGACCGACTTCGGGTTCGAGGCGGGCGACAGTATCACAATCGGCAACGCGAACGTCCGCGAGTGGGACGGCAAACCCGAACTGAACCTCGGCGAGAGTAGCAGCGTTGCGGTGGCGTCGGAGACGGTCGAGACCGACTACGACGTCGGCGGCGACGCCACCCTCCTGGCGCTCGAACCGGGAGACCGCGGCCGCAACGTCGAAGTCCGAGTGCTCGAAGTCGAGAACCGGACTATCGACGGCCGTGACGGCGAGACCGAGATTCTCTCGGGCGTCCTCGCCGACCAGACCGCCCGACTCCCGTTCACCGACTGGAACCCCCGCGAGGAGGTCGTCGAAGGCGCGAGCCTCCGCATCGAGGACGTGTACATCCGCGAGTTCCGCGGCGTCCCCTCCGTGAACCTCTCGGAGTTCACCACCGTCACCGAACTGGCCGACTCGGTCGAAGTCAGAGACGCCGCCCCCCGCCTGCCCATCGACGAAGCCGTCGACGCCGGCGGCATGTTCGACGTCGAACTCGTCGGCAACGTCATCGCCGTCCGCGACGGCTCCGGCCTCATCGAACGCTGTCCGGAGTGCGGCCGCGTCGTCCAGAACGGCCAGTGCCGCAGTCACGGCAACGTCGACGGCGAGGACGACCTCCGTGTGAAGGCGATTCTCGACGACGGCACCGACACTGTCACCGTCGTCCTCGACGCCGAGGCGACGAGCGAGGTGTACGGCGGCAGTATCGAGGACGCGAAACAGGCAGCCCGAGACGCGATGGACAAGGAGGTCGTCGCCGACGACATCCGAGAGAAGCTCGTCGGCCTCGAACATCGCGTCCGCGGGAACCTCTCGGTCGACGAGTACGGCGCGAACCTCGACGCCAGCGAGTTCGAGGCGACCGACGACGACCCGGCCGAGCGCGCCCGGACGCTGCTCGCGGACCTCTCGACCGCGAACTCGTCGGCCGACGACGAGGAGGTGGCGCGATGA
- a CDS encoding metallophosphoesterase translates to MARPAVEPVPGEPAATADLGDERALVVADFHAGIEAGLRYERGVELASNADARRDRLLSLLDRTDADRVVVLGDIGHRIGDPKGDEREELEALFDALDSRGVPLTLVTGNHDGGVADAFAERIDATPGDGARMGNVGFLHGHTWPNREVLGAETICMGHEHVTVKLQDSVGGSRVEPAWLRGPLCCEVFAEQFGVDVDNSATFDWADPELVVFPVFNDRSGGTWVNVEGQEFLSPFLPEGLASGELYLLDGTRLGDYRSV, encoded by the coding sequence ATGGCGCGACCCGCGGTCGAACCCGTGCCGGGCGAACCGGCGGCGACCGCCGACCTCGGCGACGAACGGGCGCTCGTCGTCGCCGACTTCCACGCCGGCATCGAGGCCGGACTCCGCTACGAGCGCGGCGTCGAACTCGCGAGCAACGCCGACGCCCGCCGCGACCGACTGCTGTCGCTCCTCGACCGGACCGACGCCGACCGGGTCGTCGTCCTCGGCGACATCGGCCACCGAATCGGCGACCCGAAGGGCGACGAACGCGAGGAACTGGAAGCGCTGTTCGACGCGCTCGATTCACGCGGCGTGCCGCTGACGCTCGTTACCGGGAACCACGACGGCGGCGTCGCCGACGCGTTCGCCGAGCGGATCGACGCGACGCCCGGCGACGGGGCGCGGATGGGGAACGTCGGATTCCTTCACGGCCACACGTGGCCGAATCGGGAGGTACTGGGCGCTGAAACCATCTGCATGGGCCACGAACACGTCACCGTGAAACTGCAGGATTCGGTCGGCGGAAGCCGCGTCGAACCGGCGTGGCTCCGCGGTCCGCTCTGCTGTGAGGTGTTCGCCGAACAGTTCGGCGTTGATGTTGACAACTCCGCGACGTTCGACTGGGCCGACCCGGAACTCGTCGTCTTCCCGGTGTTCAACGACAGGTCGGGCGGGACGTGGGTGAACGTCGAGGGACAGGAGTTCCTCTCGCCGTTTCTGCCGGAGGGGTTGGCGTCGGGTGAGTTGTATCTGCTCGATGGAACGCGGTTAGGCGACTATCGGTCGGTGTGA
- a CDS encoding DEAD/DEAH box helicase — MSESEAATGVRAFTALGDTVREALSERGFTTPTEPQRRALPPLAAGKNALVIAPTGTGKTETAMLPVFDSIVERDEKPFGISALYITPLRALNRDMRERLDWWGETLDLDIQVRHGDTTQYQRGKQADNPPDVLVTTPETLQAMLTGKKLRKALSDVEHVVVDEVHELASSKRGAQLTVGLERLREVAGPFQRIGLSATVGSPEEVAKFLVGVGPAADPGDRDFEIVEVDVGSKVEFTVTHPEVTPEDERLAGKLATDAEIASHVRTIRDLVRDHESTLVFVNTRQTAEALGSRFNALGENVGVHHGSLSKEARIDIEDRFKAGDIDGLICTSSMELGIDVGRVDHVVQYGSPREVARLLQRVGRAGHRRDAVSRGTIVTNDPDDTFEALAIARRAVDGDVEPAEIHHGSLDVLANQIVGIVMDTGEVSARGAYELVRRAYPFRELEEEQFRQVVRELSGNRLLWVDEEKDLLEKSGGTWQYFYANLSMIPDQETYEVHDMSSRKQIGTLDERFVVNFAQPGEVFIQRGEMWRINDIDDEEARVNVAPIENPAGEVPSWTGREIPVPMAVAREVGEMRGVAGPQFESGASVESVAREFLARYPTDERTMTEALTLLDRHAETGEPLPTADRIVVEGQGRSVVVNACFGHQVNETLGRLLSALVGQRTGSSVGMEVSPYRIEFEVPPKVRAPEFVEVLESTDPDHVEALLELALKNSDALKFTLAQVAAKFGALKRYQGNNRFGADRLLAALEDTSVYDEAVREVFHRDLDVPGATEVLRRIESGEIELAVARERTPVGVAGRSSGREFLVPENADASVIEAIRERIRNDRVILFCLHCTEWQRKTKVRRVAERPECPDCGSTRIASLNPWADEVVKAVRSNDKDDEQEKMTRRAYRSASLVQSHGKRAVVAMAARGVGPHNAARIIAKLREDEDDFYRDILAQERQYARTQSFWD; from the coding sequence ATGTCTGAGTCGGAGGCCGCGACCGGAGTTCGGGCCTTCACCGCACTCGGCGACACCGTGCGTGAGGCCCTCTCCGAACGCGGCTTCACCACGCCCACTGAGCCGCAGCGTCGGGCGCTTCCGCCGCTGGCCGCCGGAAAGAACGCGCTCGTCATCGCGCCCACCGGGACTGGCAAGACCGAGACGGCGATGCTCCCGGTGTTCGATTCGATCGTCGAGCGCGACGAGAAACCGTTCGGCATCTCCGCGCTGTACATCACGCCGCTTCGGGCGCTCAACCGCGACATGCGCGAGCGCCTCGACTGGTGGGGAGAGACGCTGGACCTCGACATCCAGGTCCGCCACGGCGACACGACGCAGTACCAGCGCGGAAAACAGGCCGATAACCCGCCGGACGTGCTGGTGACGACGCCCGAGACGCTGCAAGCCATGCTGACGGGGAAGAAGCTCAGGAAGGCGTTGTCGGACGTTGAGCACGTCGTCGTCGACGAGGTTCACGAACTCGCCTCCTCGAAGCGCGGCGCGCAACTCACCGTCGGTCTCGAACGACTCCGGGAGGTGGCGGGACCGTTCCAGCGAATCGGTCTCTCGGCGACCGTCGGCTCCCCCGAGGAGGTCGCGAAGTTCCTCGTCGGCGTCGGCCCGGCGGCGGACCCCGGCGACCGCGACTTCGAGATCGTCGAAGTCGACGTCGGGAGCAAAGTCGAGTTCACGGTGACGCACCCCGAGGTGACGCCCGAGGACGAGCGCCTCGCGGGAAAACTCGCAACCGACGCCGAAATCGCGAGCCACGTCCGGACGATTCGGGATTTAGTCCGCGACCACGAGTCGACGCTCGTCTTCGTCAACACGCGCCAGACTGCCGAAGCGCTCGGTTCCCGATTCAACGCGCTCGGCGAGAACGTTGGCGTCCACCACGGGTCGCTCTCGAAAGAGGCCAGAATCGACATCGAAGACCGGTTCAAAGCTGGCGACATCGACGGCCTCATCTGCACGTCGTCGATGGAACTCGGCATCGACGTGGGCCGCGTCGACCACGTCGTCCAGTACGGCAGTCCGCGCGAAGTCGCCCGCCTGCTCCAGCGCGTCGGCCGGGCGGGACACCGCCGAGACGCCGTCTCCCGTGGCACTATCGTCACGAACGACCCCGACGACACCTTCGAGGCGCTGGCCATCGCCCGCCGCGCCGTCGACGGCGACGTCGAACCCGCCGAGATCCACCACGGCAGTCTCGACGTGCTGGCGAACCAAATCGTCGGAATCGTGATGGACACCGGCGAGGTGAGCGCCCGCGGCGCGTACGAACTCGTCCGCCGGGCGTACCCGTTTCGCGAGTTGGAGGAAGAGCAGTTCCGACAGGTCGTCCGCGAACTCTCGGGCAACCGCCTGCTCTGGGTCGACGAGGAGAAGGACCTGCTGGAGAAGTCGGGGGGCACGTGGCAGTACTTCTACGCGAACCTCTCGATGATCCCCGACCAGGAGACGTACGAGGTCCACGACATGAGCTCTCGAAAGCAGATCGGGACGCTCGACGAGCGGTTCGTCGTCAACTTCGCGCAACCCGGCGAGGTGTTCATCCAGCGTGGCGAGATGTGGCGAATCAACGACATCGACGACGAGGAGGCGCGGGTGAACGTCGCGCCCATCGAGAATCCGGCAGGCGAAGTTCCCTCGTGGACCGGCCGCGAGATTCCGGTGCCGATGGCCGTCGCTCGGGAGGTCGGCGAGATGCGCGGCGTCGCCGGGCCGCAGTTCGAGTCGGGGGCCTCGGTCGAGTCGGTCGCCCGAGAGTTCCTCGCCCGCTACCCGACCGACGAACGCACTATGACGGAGGCGCTGACGCTGCTCGACCGCCACGCTGAGACGGGCGAACCGCTGCCGACGGCCGACCGAATCGTCGTTGAGGGACAGGGTCGGAGCGTCGTCGTCAACGCCTGCTTCGGCCACCAGGTCAACGAGACGCTCGGACGACTGCTGTCGGCGCTCGTCGGCCAGCGAACCGGGTCGTCGGTCGGCATGGAGGTCAGCCCGTACCGCATCGAGTTCGAGGTACCGCCGAAAGTTCGGGCGCCGGAGTTCGTCGAGGTGCTGGAGTCGACGGACCCCGACCACGTTGAGGCGCTGTTAGAACTCGCGCTGAAGAACTCGGACGCGCTCAAGTTCACGCTCGCGCAGGTCGCCGCGAAGTTCGGCGCGCTCAAACGATACCAAGGGAACAACCGCTTCGGCGCCGATCGGCTCCTGGCGGCGCTCGAAGACACATCCGTCTACGACGAAGCGGTCAGAGAGGTGTTCCACCGGGATTTAGACGTTCCAGGCGCGACCGAGGTGCTCCGCCGAATCGAATCGGGCGAGATCGAACTCGCCGTCGCCCGCGAGCGCACGCCCGTTGGCGTCGCCGGGCGGTCGAGCGGCCGGGAGTTCCTCGTCCCCGAGAACGCCGACGCGAGCGTCATCGAAGCGATTCGAGAGCGCATCCGAAACGACCGCGTCATCCTCTTCTGTCTGCACTGTACCGAGTGGCAGCGGAAGACGAAGGTCCGACGCGTCGCCGAGCGACCGGAGTGTCCAGACTGCGGGTCGACGCGCATCGCCTCGCTGAACCCGTGGGCCGACGAAGTCGTGAAAGCGGTTCGCTCGAACGACAAAGACGACGAACAGGAGAAGATGACGCGGCGGGCGTACCGGTCGGCGAGTCTCGTCCAGAGTCACGGCAAGCGCGCCGTCGTCGCGATGGCCGCCCGCGGCGTCGGCCCGCACAACGCCGCACGCATCATCGCGAAACTCCGCGAGGACGAGGACGATTTTTACCGGGATATCCTCGCCCAAGAGCGTCAGTACGCCCGGACGCAGTCGTTCTGGGACTGA
- a CDS encoding DUF7522 family protein, translating into MSEGLLTEKAQDRLATTCRTAVGDSLRSVTYFSRFDYEQVYLRSDLQQDADLSSFIGNEWHDFKTTQDAYHNSELGEYRYTIRVFDNGFLVRITTEDTGVFVTTDGITMKDFQSLAAAVEPVLEDWS; encoded by the coding sequence ATGAGTGAGGGCTTGCTCACGGAGAAAGCACAAGACAGACTCGCGACGACGTGTCGAACCGCCGTCGGCGACAGCCTCCGATCGGTCACCTACTTCAGCCGATTCGACTACGAGCAAGTGTATCTCCGCAGCGACTTGCAGCAGGACGCCGACCTAAGTTCGTTCATCGGCAACGAGTGGCACGATTTCAAGACGACGCAGGACGCCTACCACAACTCGGAGTTGGGCGAGTACCGCTACACGATTCGCGTCTTCGACAACGGCTTTCTCGTCCGCATCACCACCGAGGACACCGGAGTGTTCGTCACCACCGACGGCATCACGATGAAGGACTTCCAGTCACTCGCGGCGGCCGTCGAACCCGTTCTCGAAGACTGGTCCTGA
- a CDS encoding class I SAM-dependent methyltransferase yields the protein MTEHDSRHGSKSVESDAPSVEADPLGHAMLDYRRGGLRGVCRYVDGAARTDGRIEEHYFSSPADWSNSWKSLLDSLDGPVLDLGCGAGQHALYLQDDREVVAVDVSPGAVEAARDGGVDDVRVTDMFALDFPRNRFRSVLLNGTQLGLAGSFAGVRAFLSDLATVTDESGVAVVDNYDPTRLDSESFFGHRPDPRRGVARRAFHVEYHRSENDRGDETVREVGRTLSFLLFSSERLVDATVGTRWRVAGVLRDIDEAYYRAVLEKRR from the coding sequence GTGACGGAACACGATTCGAGACACGGAAGTAAATCGGTAGAGAGCGACGCCCCGTCAGTCGAAGCAGACCCGCTCGGACACGCGATGCTCGACTACCGTCGGGGCGGCCTCCGAGGCGTCTGTCGTTACGTCGACGGTGCGGCGCGAACGGACGGCCGCATCGAGGAACACTACTTCTCGTCACCCGCAGACTGGTCCAATAGCTGGAAGTCGCTTCTCGACTCGCTCGACGGTCCGGTTCTCGACCTTGGTTGCGGCGCGGGCCAACACGCACTGTACCTACAGGACGATCGGGAAGTCGTCGCCGTCGACGTGAGTCCGGGGGCGGTCGAAGCCGCCCGCGACGGCGGCGTCGACGACGTTCGCGTGACGGACATGTTCGCGCTCGACTTCCCGCGGAACCGCTTTCGGTCCGTGCTTCTCAACGGGACGCAACTCGGTCTTGCGGGGTCGTTCGCGGGCGTCCGCGCCTTCCTCTCAGACCTCGCGACCGTCACCGACGAGTCGGGCGTCGCCGTCGTCGACAACTACGACCCGACCCGCCTCGACTCGGAGTCGTTCTTCGGTCATCGACCGGACCCCCGGCGCGGCGTCGCGCGTCGGGCGTTCCACGTCGAGTACCACAGGAGCGAAAACGATCGCGGTGACGAGACCGTGCGAGAAGTCGGTCGGACGCTCTCGTTTCTGCTGTTCTCCTCGGAGCGACTCGTCGATGCGACCGTCGGGACGCGGTGGCGCGTCGCCGGAGTTCTCAGAGACATCGACGAGGCCTACTACAGGGCGGTTCTCGAAAAGAGGAGATGA
- a CDS encoding AAA family ATPase gives MSDDSGVELTVRAAEKRDAGRGIARLPDSARRTLGVLSGDTVVIEGERETVAKVWPAGPTAPAGTVQVDADTRTNAGAKVGESVRVRKVPVETARSVTIIVSASVGTDDEDLLRRILKRALLDRPLLQGEQVHIEQLGDAPFVVSETTPDGTVRIADSTTVRVDVEKGDGSGSRVYSPSERDGGQTAGGDTSENTGAGVGTSAGSGPGPAKPATGINYEDIGGLDEELELVREMIELPLSEPEVFTRLGVEPPKGVLLYGPPGTGKTLIAKAVANEVDAHFVTISGPEIMSKYKGESEERLRETFEEARDNSPAIVFFDEIDSIAPKRDEGGDVEDRIVGQLLSLMDGLEARGEVIVIGATNRVDDLDPALRRGGRFDREIEIGVPGEAGRREILDVHTRNMPLADDVDLDRIASRTHGFVGADLESLGKEAAMTALRRSREGTEPIALEELEITRADFEGAMAAVDPSAMREYVAETPTTTFENVGGLDEAKDVLERAVTWPLTYAPLFEAANTAPPSGVLLYGPPGTGKTLLARAIAGESGVNFIHVAGPELLDRYVGESEKSVREVFERARQAAPAIVFFDEIDAIAGDRDMAGGDSGVGERVVSQLLTELDRLSDNPNLVVLSATNRRDSLDPALLRPGRLESHVEVPAPDEVGRRAILDVHVRDKPLDGEIDLDDVVSRMDGFTGADIAAVCREATLLAIRDVAERYDGPEANEHTGEVLVTQEHFDAALETVEPTLG, from the coding sequence ATGAGCGACGACTCGGGCGTCGAACTCACGGTCCGCGCCGCCGAGAAGCGCGACGCCGGCCGTGGCATCGCCCGCCTCCCCGACTCCGCTCGACGCACGCTCGGCGTTCTCAGCGGCGACACCGTCGTCATCGAAGGCGAACGCGAGACGGTCGCGAAAGTGTGGCCCGCCGGACCGACCGCCCCCGCCGGAACCGTCCAGGTCGACGCCGACACTCGGACCAACGCCGGCGCGAAAGTCGGCGAGAGCGTTCGGGTGCGAAAAGTTCCTGTCGAGACGGCCCGCTCCGTGACCATCATCGTCTCCGCGAGCGTCGGCACCGACGACGAAGACCTCCTCCGGCGCATTCTCAAGCGCGCGCTGCTGGACCGCCCCCTGCTGCAAGGCGAGCAGGTCCACATCGAACAGCTCGGCGACGCGCCGTTCGTCGTGAGCGAAACGACCCCCGACGGGACCGTCCGCATCGCCGACTCCACGACGGTTCGTGTCGACGTCGAGAAGGGCGACGGCAGCGGAAGCCGAGTGTACAGTCCCTCCGAGCGAGACGGAGGGCAGACGGCCGGCGGCGACACAAGTGAAAACACTGGTGCCGGTGTCGGCACGAGTGCCGGTTCCGGTCCCGGTCCCGCCAAACCGGCGACGGGAATCAACTACGAAGATATCGGCGGGCTCGACGAGGAACTCGAACTCGTCCGCGAGATGATCGAACTGCCCCTGTCGGAACCGGAGGTGTTCACTCGACTCGGCGTCGAACCGCCGAAGGGCGTCCTCCTGTACGGGCCGCCGGGAACGGGCAAGACGCTCATCGCGAAAGCCGTCGCCAACGAGGTGGACGCGCACTTCGTCACCATCTCCGGGCCGGAGATCATGTCGAAGTACAAGGGCGAGTCCGAGGAGCGCCTCCGCGAGACGTTCGAGGAGGCCCGCGACAACTCCCCGGCAATCGTCTTCTTCGACGAAATTGACTCCATCGCCCCCAAGCGCGACGAGGGCGGCGACGTGGAGGACCGCATTGTCGGCCAACTGCTCTCGCTGATGGACGGTCTCGAAGCCAGAGGCGAAGTCATCGTCATCGGCGCGACCAACCGCGTCGACGATTTGGACCCCGCGCTTCGCCGCGGCGGGCGCTTCGACCGCGAGATCGAAATCGGCGTCCCCGGCGAGGCGGGACGGCGCGAGATTCTTGACGTCCACACGCGGAACATGCCGCTGGCCGACGACGTGGACCTCGACCGCATCGCGTCGCGGACCCACGGCTTCGTCGGCGCGGACCTCGAATCGCTCGGCAAGGAGGCGGCGATGACCGCGCTGCGTCGCTCGCGAGAGGGGACGGAGCCGATTGCACTCGAGGAACTCGAAATCACCCGCGCGGACTTCGAGGGCGCGATGGCCGCCGTCGACCCGAGCGCGATGCGCGAGTACGTCGCCGAGACGCCGACGACGACGTTCGAGAACGTCGGCGGTCTCGACGAGGCAAAGGACGTGCTCGAACGCGCGGTGACGTGGCCGCTGACGTACGCTCCGCTGTTCGAGGCCGCGAACACCGCGCCGCCGTCGGGCGTCCTCCTGTACGGGCCGCCGGGAACGGGCAAGACGCTGCTGGCGCGGGCTATCGCGGGCGAGAGCGGCGTCAACTTCATCCACGTCGCTGGGCCAGAGTTGCTGGATAGGTACGTCGGCGAGAGCGAGAAATCCGTTCGTGAGGTGTTCGAGCGGGCGAGACAGGCCGCCCCGGCCATCGTCTTCTTCGACGAGATAGATGCCATCGCGGGCGACCGAGACATGGCCGGCGGCGACTCCGGCGTCGGCGAGCGCGTCGTCTCGCAACTGCTGACCGAACTCGACCGCCTCAGCGACAACCCCAACCTGGTCGTCCTGTCGGCAACGAACCGCCGCGACTCGCTGGACCCGGCGCTACTCCGACCGGGGCGACTAGAGTCGCACGTCGAGGTGCCCGCACCCGACGAGGTGGGTCGCCGAGCGATTCTCGACGTACACGTCCGCGACAAACCGCTCGACGGCGAAATCGACCTCGACGACGTCGTCTCGCGGATGGACGGCTTCACCGGCGCGGATATCGCGGCGGTCTGTCGCGAGGCGACACTCTTGGCCATCCGTGATGTGGCCGAGCGCTACGACGGGCCGGAGGCGAACGAACACACCGGCGAAGTGCTCGTCACGCAGGAGCACTTCGACGCGGCGCTGGAGACGGTCGAACCGACGCTCGGGTGA